A stretch of the Deltaproteobacteria bacterium genome encodes the following:
- a CDS encoding TrmB family transcriptional regulator, producing MERKVLSAMTELGFTKSESKVYTALLKKQPATGYELAASSGVPRSAIYNILKKLEGGGLINAIQDKPARYVPLPPEHLCELLKGRFDTTLEDLKHSLESLVDPVERSVLWQLQDYRAILDHARQIISQAKSKVVISMWNQEAQALESTLTESWQRGVHITTFSFTDLPKLPGTVLSYGIPEPELEEHWPHKLVLIADDSVVLIGHTNLEGPCHAVAAREEALVEMAQSNVIMDLTLFGQRFEVDTESMMKGLLEKMAPLDELIERGNPFHHIAKIRRKKKKTK from the coding sequence CATGGAACGAAAAGTATTATCCGCAATGACTGAGCTTGGATTTACCAAAAGTGAATCCAAAGTTTACACTGCGCTGCTGAAGAAACAGCCCGCCACCGGCTATGAGTTGGCCGCGAGTTCCGGAGTGCCCCGCTCGGCTATTTATAATATTCTTAAAAAGCTAGAAGGCGGCGGACTGATCAATGCCATCCAAGATAAACCTGCCCGCTATGTTCCACTGCCACCAGAGCATCTTTGTGAGCTGCTTAAGGGCCGCTTCGACACAACCCTCGAAGATTTAAAGCATTCTCTCGAAAGCTTGGTGGATCCCGTTGAACGGTCGGTTCTGTGGCAGCTGCAAGATTACCGCGCCATCCTCGACCATGCGCGGCAAATCATCAGTCAGGCTAAATCTAAAGTTGTCATCTCGATGTGGAACCAGGAGGCCCAAGCACTTGAGTCCACATTAACTGAAAGCTGGCAACGTGGGGTTCATATCACCACTTTCTCATTCACCGATCTCCCAAAGCTTCCTGGAACTGTTTTAAGCTACGGCATTCCAGAGCCCGAGCTAGAAGAGCACTGGCCCCACAAACTCGTTCTCATCGCAGACGACTCCGTCGTGCTCATCGGACACACCAATCTTGAAGGACCTTGTCACGCCGTGGCTGCTCGCGAAGAGGCCCTCGTAGAAATGGCCCAAAGCAATGTGATCATGGACCTCACCCTTTTTGGTCAGCGGTTTGAGGTGGATACAGAGTCGATGATGAAGGGGTTACTCGAGAAGATGGCGCCACTTGATGAGCTCATCGAACGTGGCAATCCGTTCCACCACATCGCCAAAATTCGTCGCAAGAAAAAGAAGACGAAATAA